The genomic stretch TACCCAATGAATCTGGCAGGTGATAAATATTACCACATCCTCTTAAAGAAATGTATCTTAGGTGAAGAAGCTTCCCAATATGCTTAAGGTGATGATCACATAGACCTGTTGTGTCTTCTAAGTCCAGTACCCGCAGTAAACTCATCTTGTTGGAAATGAAAAATGATTTCCACTTCCCAAAAACTGTCAATGATCGTACACGGGACATGTCCACTATGCTATCAAATTCACTCTGGTCTCCTTGCCAATTGCCATTTATAGCAAGGTGGCGCATAGTGGCTTGGCTGTTTGAGATGCAGCCTTCCTCTAGTgcaaaaacaagattttctttcatTGACTTTGAGATACCAATATCACGCATGAGATCATGCACTTGGCAGGAATCAATCCCTTTTGTACTatggattgagctttcagatggtAAAATCATACTCCTGCTTATAAGTTCCATGAAGTAACCATCTGCTATTTCCTCCATGGATTTGCCTTGAACCTCCCTTGAGTAACCCTCTGCAGTCCACCGGCGCACCAAGCGTCCCCGCCCAACCCTTTGGTCTTCATGAAAGATGGACATATAGAGGAAGCAAGACTTGAGGTGATAGGGTAAACCATCATAGCTTCTCATAAGGACGGTTCTTATGGTCCCAAGCATAGGATTCATCTCCAATTCGGCACTGATATGCTCATTCAGTTTCCTCCATTCCAATACTGTTTTTGGTTGGTTTGCCAAGAAGCCTCCTATGGTGACTATTGCAAGGGGGAGGCAGTTGCACTTGCGCAATATCAGTTCTGCCTGTTCAGCCAGCTCAGGGTATTGCTTATCCAAATCTATAGTCTCCTTAAATACCTGAAATTTGATGGATCGAGTTCATTAGAGGCTTGAAAACTAAATCGGGTACAAAATAATATTTGATTATTGGATTGCATGTGCAATAGTTGTATTACTTATCTACAATTTGCAATTACATTTTTTATCAAGAAGTGTGGTTATGTGTAGCTATACTTAAACAAAGTATAAAGCATTATATTGCACTCCTAGTGTGGACGAGATTATAGTGCAACTGATAACTAttataaacgcgacaagcaaataacgaaaacCAATAAAAGAAAACACAATGGAGACAGAAGATTTAATGTGGAAAACCCCTCCAACATAGAGGGCAAAAACCACGGGCGACAGCTAACaaatacttcactatatcggggagtattTACAAACGCCGGTGATTATCTTATAATctaataaaccctagccagcggcttacaagaggtatatatagtcGGTGGCATCGATCCAtacccggcgacgggcctcgctccgctcgtcagaagttagcatcTTTTTAATATGAATTTAGATCACAATATCACAATAACAATGGACAAATTTTTAGAAAGGACATGTTGTCTTTTTGGTTCAACAATTAATTCTGGAAAAAATCCCAGAGCGACATGTACAAATGAAGCATGATTGTAGTTTCTTATCGAGTACCTTTTTGGCAAAGAGGTCGCATGCATCCTTGTGTTCTAGACCTTTGAGCATGTATATATTTTCCTTTTGCTCTGAACAATATTTAGCAATATCCTCTTCCCTTGTGGTGACTATGATCCGGCTTGAATTTACCATTTCATGAAAAATTGGTATTATCATGTCCCATTCTACGGTAGATGATACATCATCAAGAACAAGCAAGCACTTATTTATTTCTAAAATACTTGTCAATTTCTTGATCAACTCAGCAAGTGGCATCAAAACAAATGCATTCTTTGTCTTGCCCATCAAACCCGTGACATCCTTCTTTTCAGAAGGTTCTAGTTGCATAACTAAGCTTCGAAGGAGCTCCACAAGACTGAAAGGGCGCATGACTGTTACACATGCGCGTTTGTCAAACATGCCACTGAGCTTGTTGTGGTAGATATCTTTGACTAGAGTGGTTTTTCCGAGACCACCCATTCCCCACACTGAGATCACCTGGAACTGATCGGTAGCTTGACCTGCAAATAATTTGATAATCTCATCTTTTTCTTTCTCTCGCCCAACAACATGAGATTCCTCCAAAGCAGTCGTCACTGTTCTGATGCGGGTGAGGCTCTTTCCCACCACCTTCTTACCATCCGCACCTTTAGACTGCTCCTCTGAAATCTCACTGATGGGCACTATAGATTTCTTATCATTTCTAGTAGTGGGTTTGTCTGTGCTTGACTCTGTCCCCGTTAAATATGTCGCATCTTGAGAAACCTGCGTACAAGCAAGGAATGTTTCCATGTTGGGAACCATAAAAAAATCTTGAATTTAAAATAATGGTAAATAAGAAAGCAATAAGAATTGctaaaataattcaaaatgcGATTTCCCGTTTGAACCCCAAACAGAAGTGGTTCCATCCATTTTCCAAAAGAAGTACAACCTAACATGTAAAAAAGATGAATCTAACATGTTCAGATGTGTACATACAAAAGACAACTTGCATGTGAGTGTGTATTATTTTGTAAAGGGTTACCTAGAATATTGATTTGGGGCCATTAGGTACTTATATACTAGTACTGCTCACTTTATATTTCAAATGTTAGAACTAATGATCAATCACGGGTACACTTTGGCCATAATGCTATGGCTAACTTTAGATGGACCAAACAATGCTCTTGCAATGTATAATATGGTGGAAAACATGTAATCACTAGATACTGAATCCTAATGCTACTCTCTCATTTTGTGTAGTTTTGTCAATGGAACATGTATATTAAAAAGTAATGACATCATATTAACTTGGAAAGATATTAGCTAGTTGACGAGTAGAACTTTCAATATTACCTTTTCGTGGAAAGCATAAATATTCTGATCAGCAGACAATTGCTTCAGCTCTGAGACGATGCTTTGTTGCCCTGCACATAAGCTTGCAACTTCAACTTGTGGTGTTGACACTATGATTCTGCTCCCCATGTTGTTGTTTGGGAAGCATCTCTTGACCTGATCCCACTCCTCAATGGTGGATAGGTCATTAATCACAATCAGGTACCTCCTCTTGTACACAAATCCATCAAACTCCTCAGTCAACTCTTGCACCGTCTTCTTCCTTTCCAATAGAAAATTGACCCCAACTGTTGCATGAAACTGCTCCACCAAACTATTAATGAAATCTTCTGGATTGAAAGGATGCATAAGCCTGACCCAAGCTCGGCATGAAAACTTGCTTTTAATATCTGGATTCTCATAGACGGCCCTAATGATGGACGTCTGCCCAAGATTAGCACTTGTTCCCCACACTGCAATCACCCTAAGGTCATTATCCTCCTCAGTAACCAACTGGACTAGATCCATGTTTGATTTCTCCTGCTTCGCGACACGCCTTGCTTCATCAATGCCGAACAGTGTTGCAGAAGCAATGCTAGACTGCTCAGCAGCCATGGTGAACTTGGATGTAGAACCCTTGATGAGGTTGTAGCGCATGTTCCTCTGGCTGACATCTTCAACATTGGCTCTGAGCTCCTTCATCTGCTTGGCCACACGGCGCCGATCAAGCAGCGTGCGACGGATACGCCACCAGGACTTCTTCTCCAAACGAACGGAAAATTCCTGGAGGGTATCCTCGACATCGTACGCTACATCTCGAACTTGCTTCACCCATACCTTCACCACCCTGTTGTTGTCATCTCCCTCGTCATGAGCAGACTCTAAGAAAGCCTGCATCATCTCAAGCTCGTTGGTGATGAAGAGCTGGTCACGGCGGACACCGAGCTGCAAAGCCACCTCCTCCGCCAGAGCGGATTTGGCGTAGCTAAGTGCTCCATTCAGCACAGACTTGCCAACGCTCAGCGCAGTTGCCTCCATTGCTGAGCTCCGTGTGGTTGTTGCCTTGTTGGTATGTGTGTATTGGCTCTGATGGCTCGAGGCAGCAGTGCAAATGCTGGGCGCAAGAAGATAGAAGGATGACTGATTAAATGAACTTAGCTGTGGCTGGTTTGTGTAGAATTGTGGTAGTTCTAATGCATGGATTAGAGGTTAACTGCCGCATGGAATAAAATACCGTCTCTGCAagttgaagaagaagacaaggatgataaTCGATTGATCACTGATCGATTGCCAAACTAGTGAGTATTAATGGAAAATTGCACATGAGGACGCATGTGAACGAAAGATGCCCCCTACTTGACTGAATGATTCTCTTGAGCTAATCGTCCGCTAATGGGAAAAACGGACAAGGAGTAGCAGGCGAGGGAGTTAATtagggccggccggccggcggattCAGCAAGGAAATAAAATGATATGCCGAGATCGACGACGCCTCAACCAACATAGAAAATTAAGCCGTCTAAGACAAATGAGATGAGCTTACCCCGGCGGCTAGGAAGGGGGTTATGTGACACAGCAACTTGAGCCGGTGACGTACGACGATGTGGGCTGATTTGGAGAAGCTCTTGCGGCTGCCTAGGAAGGCGAATATTCAGAATGGGCGCCTACAAGCAAGGACAGGTAGGTGGAGTTTAGTGACAACCGAGGTTACCAAGGTGGAGGACACGCGAGCTGTTGTGTCTGCATGCGCGCTTGGTTATCCGTGCGACTCTAGCTACTTAACTCTTGCTGAGAAATCTGGTCCGTCCATCACGAATGAAACCCGATTTAGAGCGATTCCGCCAGATCCCGTAAATCTTGACTTCTAAGCGTGCGAGTAAAAAGCGCAGAAGCGGGAAAGGAGCGGGCTAAGACTTTCCGTCCTGCCAAATCGAGATGGGGAGTGCGGTTAACCATGTACGTATATGTTGTCTGGAGGCAGAAATGTTCGGAGCATCTTAGACTAGttatagtgggtagtaacatGGTGTATGTTACTATCccatgttactacctccatagtggatagTTACTTATATATGATGTCATGCATGTtgtatttattagattgtagactcatcttgtcttgagcagtgtgatgttatggtaacaacatagctagttaccacctcactctctttcttcacttattatcatgccatgtcaccaaaatgccttgaggtgtgtgatgttactagctatgttactcccactatgagtagtcttacgtCTTTTTCCAGGGCGTGCCGTTTTACGGTGTATGATGATCGACGCGAGAAACCAAGAAGTGGCGGTTATTCTACGGGATCCACCAGAGTTGCTCATAGAATGTTGGTGTTGCATGATTGTTTGGACTGAACTAGTGCAACGCCTTGCCTTTTACCAAAAGTAATTTCCAGTTTAGAATGCCAGGTGCATCATAAAGTGTACCTCCTAAAGTTGGAGATTATCAGTTTTGCTCTCCGATTCTAAAGAGTTATCGAAGattcaaaaaattaaatttaGGACATCCTTCTATAAACAGATGTAGTACATTATTGCTAGCATTGAGATATTGCTAACGTTTTGGGCTACCCCGCAACTGATCTTGCTTGTGGGTTTGAAAAACATGCGTACAAGAGACATCTTGGCCTAGGAATGATGTGCCCGATTCTGCCGGTGCGTGCCGTCAGATCGACAGGCTGACCAAAATATATAGACATGCAacctttgttcaggttggtgaaTGTGTTGTGCCTATGAGATACATCAGGTCTCACCAAGCCAGCCGTGAGCTTGTGCTCCGATGGCCTTCGTGAACGCACGCAGGCGTGAAAAAGATTGGCATGATAAACTTGGATGCCGACTGAAAAACTCTGTAACTTCCACGGTCAAGAAAATGTAGGAGCTGCAGAGTTACGGCATCAAggatatattgcccctatgtgtggttttggtaattaatgataactctatggactaatgttttcattgagtttatatgaaggaatattccataggtactacttgtagtccatgtgttggattcaagtatggatgccaacaagataaagatataccttgtgtattggtgttgtggatatacttcataggtataccatcgacatggtccgattccggcaagcccgggtggcccacatatgatggtgatggcatatggcccaccgggcagcccagttgctgttgatcaagatggaagatgtccagcccaggaacaaggagccggatcccaaccgacctatgaggtagccggatccgaaccgccctacgaaggtagccggatccgaaccgacctatagaggtacccggatccgaaccgacctacagaggtacccggatccaaagaggtctatgccaggagtcagatccgtgaaggcacatgaaggaagccggatccatgacgacaagttaggaataggtggatccttgacgtacacggcaagacattgtaccgtagttaggcaacttgtattccgggtaggactctccatgtaaaccctagatccgtgcgcctttataagccggatcccgggagccctgagggcagatctcgagctagaaacgagacaaccacaaccattgtaacaacgcgcaagcgcccagataattccagacaagcagcagtaggccccgtcatcgtgcgggtgttccgagctgggtaactcgcgtaccaccgtcccgtgtgcactccgccctatggcccctacttcttctcccctcgtgaggatccctcctacgaggtatcgtcgattaggcaacgcgacggttggcgcccaccgtggggcctcgaggcgtctggaggccggaaccgggagggctccgccatgggaagctacgacgactcgatcgctgtggggcgtgtactctacgccgggaattttccgatcgtccctccggacgaattctggattccggctaggtcaaaccccgtcaagttctccatcgtcccaatcggcggcatccacatcttcatcggctaaaccgtcgattccgacggaaacgctctggtaagtaacgctgacgcgaccgccgccgagctggacgcagtcgcgaagatccgatctgagtcgcaggagcttcctagggaagattccgccttagatctgaaaaattcaaatcctggttttggtagtcggatccgcacctatatttttggttgccggatccgcgcctacgtttttggtagtcggatccatacctatttttcgtagtcggatccgcacctatattcttgtagccggatccataccaaaattttggtaggt from Lolium rigidum isolate FL_2022 chromosome 4, APGP_CSIRO_Lrig_0.1, whole genome shotgun sequence encodes the following:
- the LOC124708187 gene encoding disease resistance protein Pik-2-like, translating into MEATALSVGKSVLNGALSYAKSALAEEVALQLGVRRDQLFITNELEMMQAFLESAHDEGDDNNRVVKVWVKQVRDVAYDVEDTLQEFSVRLEKKSWWRIRRTLLDRRRVAKQMKELRANVEDVSQRNMRYNLIKGSTSKFTMAAEQSSIASATLFGIDEARRVAKQEKSNMDLVQLVTEEDNDLRVIAVWGTSANLGQTSIIRAVYENPDIKSKFSCRAWVRLMHPFNPEDFINSLVEQFHATVGVNFLLERKKTVQELTEEFDGFVYKRRYLIVINDLSTIEEWDQVKRCFPNNNMGSRIIVSTPQVEVASLCAGQQSIVSELKQLSADQNIYAFHEKSSTDKPTTRNDKKSIVPISEISEEQSKGADGKKVVGKSLTRIRTVTTALEESHVVGREKEKDEIIKLFAGQATDQFQVISVWGMGGLGKTTLVKDIYHNKLSGMFDKRACVTVMRPFSLVELLRSLVMQLEPSEKKDVTGLMGKTKNAFVLMPLAELIKKLTSILEINKCLLVLDDVSSTVEWDMIIPIFHEMVNSSRIIVTTREEDIAKYCSEQKENIYMLKGLEHKDACDLFAKKETIDLDKQYPELAEQAELILRKCNCLPLAISCFLYMSIFHEDQRVGRGRLVRRWTAEGYSREVQGKSMEEIADGYFMELISRSMILPSESSIHSTKGIDSCQVHDLMRDIGISKSMKENLVFALEEGCISNSQATMRHLAINGNWQGDQSEFDSIVDMSRVRSLTVFGKWKSFFISNKMSLLRVLDLEDTTGLCDHHLKHIGKLLHLRYISLRGCGNIYHLPDSLGNLRQLQTLDVRGTRIIKLPKSIINLQKLNNLRVGLKPENEHASYDQDGDEGVMSYMACILPVVLTGSCLFWCAPQILDKVINRRDVCTMMCCFVIPAFVMRMGLHGVSLPRGMRKLKALRTLGVVNIARRGKVSLHNIKRLTRLRKLGVTGLNKENGQELCWTIVGLGCLESLSIRSEGKPGLSGCLDGEFSFPENLQSLKLYGNLVILPEWIQGLRNLVKLKLRSCRISEHSGAMQVLGNLPNLASLHLLKKSFQRSNANKHLLLKFEPGATPKLELLKFRSAYINSRTLSGLPTLASLKEVMLEGDYDDNELEYLRAELAENPSRPAIKMV